In Toxotes jaculatrix isolate fToxJac2 chromosome 12, fToxJac2.pri, whole genome shotgun sequence, the following are encoded in one genomic region:
- the nlrc3l1 gene encoding protein NLRC3 has translation MAEIEMELQSGTSSLEDAVSGRGQQTVFNEDDMLYYIPERRQSLDLGQSAMDTSNWPYMDQALSPALSYVSLATGERSVEMDDEDGSDTRVHLERTDSFSSCYSLDSDDCEKRIPRVKSKGDTVSELSDTPELITTPNEIKHPSLTVAFTFKAISNTLGKLSEGDVKRFKTMLWKRYSQSFNTPPQGMDMVDLVDRLLECYDLEVSLQITKTLLGEMGKNKIVDYLQTLCIRNEVCYELRETLKRTYGEVCDDTAMQQEKRPFDDIFTNLHITSTCGNGPNIEHEVMRIEKLDSNRDAGELLSTKDIFSAEKLECSNVRLILITGVAGSGKSMAIRRLILDWVEERSHQHISFLFPLPFRELKQFEGSTVSLLEIIQKFYPETKKLKDEHYRSEDCKIMFVFDGLDEYGGKLDFENTELLGDHTDSTTLNVIVVNLLRGRLLYRGLFLVTSRPQVKRCIPWDTYYEEIEIRGFCDPNKDEYFKRRFTDPAKADQVIAYIRSFKTLSIMCHLPLFCSLVADECHQIFREHGTQAELPRSITYLYTKLVLALARQHRTFRDPDHSPDNERDFLMKLGKLALNMLEQGQFKITRSDWKGTGISSEEAVMNTGLCTQYVTKPFVLFHEYVLSFIHPTMQEYLAALYVFLSFVNQGKNIFEQPLKDKFKGMFKGYKAMELYKSAVNKSLLCDDGKLDIFLRFLFGMALKPSLELLQPFCTSSVKWSTEVEDAAALIRKKIRENQHPGRNENLQRCLEELGVLATEAASS, from the exons ATGGCCGAGATAGAAATGGAGCTGCAGTCAGGCACCTCTTCTCTTGAAGATGCAGTGTCTGGCAGAGGACAACAGACTGTGTTTAATGAAGATGACATGCTCTACTACATCCCTGAGAGGAGACAGTCTCTGGACCTGGGACAGAGCGCAATGGATACCAGCAACTG gcctTATATGGACCAAGCCCTGTCTCCAGCTCTGAGCTACGTGTCACTGGCAACTGGAGAGCGCTCAGTTGAAATGGATGACGAAGATGGATCAGACACGAG GGTCCACCTGGAGAGAACAGACTCATTCTCTAGCTGCTACTCTTTGGACAGTGACGACTGTGAGAAGAGAATCCCCAG GGTTAAAAGCAAAGGTGATACGGTCTCAGAGCTTTCTGACACACCGGAGTTAATCACCACCCCTAATGAGATTAAGCATCCTTCTCTAACAGTGGCATTCACTTTCAAG GCTATCAGTAATACCCTTGGGAAGCTGTCAGAGGGAGATGTTAAGAGATTCAAGACGATGCTGTGGAAACGTTACTCACAATCATTCAACACGCCGCCCCAAGGCATGGACATGGTGGACCTTGTGGACCGGTTGCTCGAGTGCTACGACCTTGAAGTATCTTTGCAGATCACCAAAACCCTTCTTGGGGAGATGGGGAAAAACAAGATAGTTGACTACCTCCAGACTTTGTGTATCAGAA aTGAGGTATGCTATGAATTACGTGAGACTCTGAAGAGGACATACGGTGAAGTATGTGATGATACTGCCATGCAGCAAGAGAAGAGGCCCTTTGACGATATCTTTACTAATCTGCACATAACCTCAACATGTGGTAATGGCCCAAATATTGAGCATGAGGTCATGAGGATAGAAAAACTGGACAGTAACCGGGATGCAGGGGAACTTCTTTCTACCAAGGATATTTTCAGCGCTGAAAAGCTGGAGTGCTCCAACGTAAGGCTCATATTGATCACCGGAGTGGCAGGGTCAGGGAAGTCTATGGCGATCAGAAGGTTAATCCTCGACTGGGTTGAAGAGCGGTCCCACCAACACatctcttttttgtttcctctgccgTTCAGAGAACTCAAACAGTTTGAGGGTTCCACGGTCTCCCTGTTGGAAATCATACAAAAATTCTACCcagagacaaaaaaactgaaggaTGAGCATTATAGATCCGAAGACTGCAAAATAATGTTtgtctttgacggtctggacgAGTACGGTGGGAAGCTTGACTTTGAAAACACTGAGCTTCTCGGTGACCACACAGATTCCACCACCCTGAATGTCATCGTGGTGAACCTCCTCAGAGGGAGGCTGCTCTACCGCGGCCTATTCCTGGTCACTTCTCGGCCGCAGGTGAAGCGCTGCATTCCTTGGGATACATATTACGAGGAGATTGAAATCCGGGGATTCTGTGACCCCAACAAAGATGAGTACTTTAAGAGGAGATTTACAGACCCAGCTAAAGCAGACCAAGTTATCGCGTACATCAGATCTTTCAAAACCCTCTCTATCATGTGCCACCTGCCCTTGTTCTGTTCCCTGGTCGCTGATGAATGCCATCAGATATTTAGGGAACACGGGACACAGGCAGAGCTGCCCAGGAGCATCACTTACTTGTACACTAAGCTGGTGTTAGCGCTCGCACGGCAGCACCGCACATTTAGAGATCCAGATCATAGCCCGGATAACGAGAGAGACTTCCTTATGAAACTTGGAAAGTTGGCCCTCAACATGTTGGAACAAGGCCAGTTTAAGATTACCAGGTCCGACTGGAAAGGGACCGGAATCAGCAGCGAGGAGGCAGTGATGAACACTGGCCTGTGCACACAATACGTCACAAAGCCATTTGTCTTGTTTCATGAGTACGTCTTGAGCTTCATCCACCCCACCATGCAGGAGTACCTGGCTGCCCTTTATGTGTTTCTTTCCTTTGTAAACCAGGGGAAGAACATTTTTGAGCAGCCTCTGAAGGACAAGTTCAAGGGGATGTTCAAGGGATACAAAGCCATGGAGCTGTACAAGAGTGCAGTGAACAAAAGCCTGCTCTGTGATGATGGCAAACTGGACATTTTCCTGCGTTTCCTGTTTGGAATGGCACTGAAGCCCAGCCTGGAACTCCTCCAGCCATTCTGCACCTCTTCTGTAAAGTGGTCAACAGAGGTGGAAGATGCCGCTGCCCTCATCAGGAAGAAGATCAGAGAAAATCAGCATCCTGGCAGGAACGAGAACTTGCAACGCTGCTTGGAGGAGCTGGGTGTGTTAGCAACAGAGGCAGCATCCTCTTGA